The sequence below is a genomic window from Streptomyces sp. V1I1.
ACGAGGAGCTGTGGGCGCGGGACGGGGTGGAGGTGCTGAAGGAGACGGCGGGGAGGTTCGTGGCGGAGGCGTTCCTGAGTGGCTTGCCGGGGCGGTCTTGGTGCCGCGCACCCGGGGCCGGGGACACAAGTCGCGCGCCCTTGTGCAGCACTGACCCTGTGAAACGGACGCCTGCCAGAGGAGTAGGCGGGTGCGGCCCCGGCCTGTTTGAACAGGTGCGGGGACGAGCATTCGGCGTGATCTGCTCGCGGCAAGGAGTTAGTTCAGTCGAGCCAGCTCAGGGGGTCATCCGCTGGTCTGTTTTCCTGCGTGAGCGTCGTGAATGAAACCGGGAGGCCGAGTGTTGCCAGACGACCGGCAGATTGTGGCGAAAGAACCAATTGGTCACCTACTTCAACGGTTCCTGCAATGGCCACTTGGATAAAGTGTCCGGCGTCGATCAAATCCTTCAACTGGTCCAGGTGGGGGGTGATTTGTGAGACTAGGGCCGAGACCTGATCGTCCAGGTCGGGAGAACAGCGTGCATCGAATGTAAACGCCCACCATCCTGGGCCCGAGTGGACGGTTGCCCCGCTCTGGACTCCCGGAAGCCGACTGAGCCCCAATGCTTGGTCGATAGCGGATGCATCCAACTTGTCCCTTGTGATGGCCAAAGAAGTGTTGAGGGATTTCCACTCAGCCGAGACGCAGGGGTTCTCTGATTCTTTTGACATGGTCGTCACCGTTCGCTGAGGCTGGGGGTGAGGATGAGAGGGATGCCGAGGCGGGCCACGCGGCTCAGCTCTGCTGGGGAGAGGATAATCTGCGAATCGCTATCCGCGTATCCCCCGATAGTTAGCGTCACCTTGAAGTCTTCCAAAAGGAATGCCTTCAAAGTATTGGATCGAGATTCTGCTGCTGTCAGAATTGTGTCGAGCTGTTGTGAGAGGATTCTCGTGGAGTGCTCGTTGCACTGGAGTCTCCATTGCCCATCGACTTCACCCGGAGGGCCCCAGCGATCCGGCCCCGGGGGGCGAACTGCTGTCGGCTGGATATCCAGTTCCTTGGTTACTTCATCCGGGTCAAGCTCGGACCCCTTGATGATGAGAGTCACATCGGTCAGGACCCAAGCCCCACCTTGCTGGTGATCATTGTTCACTGATTTCCGCCAATCTCGATCAGGGCCTCTGTCACTTGAATTCTCGGCAGGCGGCCCAGTGAATGTTTCCCATGTCCTCTTTCAGGAGGTCGATGAGCGTTTTCCGCTGCGCTACCGTTGTTGAATTCTCGTATACAGTGAAGCCTCCAGGTCCCTTTGGTTCGGGAGGTGCAAGGGTGTAATTGGGTATTCGATCTCCGGGGCCAAAAGTCTCAACGGCTCCTCCGGGGTAGGATCCTCCTTCCACTGCAACACCGTTGAGGCCAGGGATTCGGTCGCCATGTGGAACATAGAAGGATATGTTAGTGCCTGGAGGAACGATCACCTCTCCGGCGCCGGCCTCGAAATAGCCGTGCCCTGCCAGCACCGTCTCACCGTCCGGGCGGCCTCCCTTCAAGACCCGGCTCGCGTAGTAGCGCCCGTCGTCGTCGGGCCATTTGCGTGACACGATCTCCGGATTACTCTCGACGACAGCTCTCTTTACGTCCTCGAACGAGGGAAGTTCGCCGCCTGACCCTCGGCTCGTGAGATTGTCAAGTGCTCGATGGTCGAGTTTTCCTCCGATGCCAGGCCGCATGCCGGCGCGCAGGCCGCCTCGTATGACGCCCGCACCCTTCGTGCCCAGGATCTCCGGCACGACGCGCCCCCAGAACTCCCCCGGGTCGCTTTTGAGGGCTTCCCAGGCGTTCTTCAGCGCCCGGTCCGGATTCGCCGCGGTGGAGGCGAGGCCGGCGAGCGTCATGTTGACGCCCTTGTAGTACTCGGCCGGGTGGGTCAGGTTGTACGCGTCGATCGGGTTGACCGAGCGGACGAAGTTGACCAAGCCGGCAGTGCCCTTGATGACGCCGCCGCCGAAGTGGGCGAGCTCGATGCTCTGGCCCAACCCCCAGTCCATGATCTCGAGCCTGGCCTTATCGCGGCCGGTGGGTTCCTTCGGCGCGTGCGCCATCGCCGCCGTGACCGCGCCCTTCGCGGTCTCCGCGGCCTCGTTGCGGGCGCGCCGGGCGTCGGCCAGGATCTCCTGCGCGCGGGCTCGCTTGGACTTGCCCGGATCGGAGGGGTTGCCGGGGTGCGGCAGCGGGGTGTCGCTGTTGCGGGCGGCGTCGTAGGCGTCGGCCTTCTTCTTGTACTCGGCCTTGGCCGTCTCGGTGTCCTTGTCGCCCTCCTTGTAGAGCGCGATGGCCTCACGCGCCTTTCCCTGCGCGCTGGTGATCGCCTTGGAGTACGTCTCCAGCGCCTTGGCCGCCTCCTCGAACGCGTCGGCAGCGCGCAGCCAGTCCGTGGGCAGCGTCTCGAACTTCTCCCGGAAGGCGTTCGCGGCCTCACCCTTCCAATTGCTGGAGTCGAGCTTCTTCATACCGCCGCCGACGAGGTCGAACGCCTTCTGGAAGTCCCGCAGATTCTTCACAGTGGAGGCGATCTTGTCCGGCTTGCCGTGGATCAGCTCGTTGGCCTCCTCGGTCTGGCCCAGCTGCTGCTCACCCACCTCCGCACCGAGCGAGGACGCGGTCTCGTCGCCCCAGTCCTCGACGGCCTCCGCGACGCCGTCGTGGCCGTAGTGCCGCAGGCCGTCGCCGGCCTTGTCGGTCGCCCAGTCGACGCCCTCGCCGACGAGCTCCTTGCCCTGGTCGATTCCTTTGTCGATCCCGTCGACGACCTTGTCGGTGGCCTTACCAGCGAGGTCGCCGATGACTCCGAAATCCGCCATCAGCGGCTCTCACCCCAGCGCGGCTGCTCGGCCTGGTCGATCGTCGCCTGGTCCGGATCAAGCGTCTCTTTGAGCTGCTCGTCCAGGGCATCCCGCAGCTTGGGGTCAATCGCTCCGGAGCGCTCCATCGAGTCGAGGAGCGCGTCCTCCACGTCGTAGGCCGTGTTCTGCCAGGTCTGCTTCACCTCTGCGTGCGCCTGAGAGAACGACTCGCCGCTCCAGTCCGCGTTGTCCCACGCGTGCTGGTTGCGGATCGTTTCCCAACTCATCTGCTTGACCTCGTCCTCTGAGAGGTGCGGGTTACCGTTGAGGGAATTCACGCCGATCTTGAACGAGTCCTTGACGTACTGTTCCTGCTCCGCGAACGAACCCGCCGACAGGCCAACGCCCTGGGCAAAACTGTTCCCGCGCAGGGTGAGCGCCCGGACGCCCCATTCCCACCGGTTGCAGAATGTTTCGAACTCGCCGGTCAGTCCGCTGTGTCCCAACTCCATCCCCGACAGGGCAAGATCGGAGAACCCCCGCCCGACCGAGGCCTCACCGATCATGCCGAGTTCCTTCAACTCCGCATGCGCCAGATTGATGCCGTTCGCGATCTCCACCAGCGCCCACGTCGGCGCCGCGAGGTAAGGCTCGTTCCCGCTCACTGCGTCCCCCCAATATCCACTGCCGCCGCACGGGGCACGATGCCTTCGACCGGCGGGAACAGCATGCCGTCCTCACTGCCCGCATCCAGCGCCACACCCGCCGGGACTCGAAGCATCGGCACCATCACATCCAACAGCCGCGCGCCCAGAATCGTCCGGTACGTCCACTCGCGCTCGACGTCGCCCTGTGCCTGCGCGAACCGGGACAGTGAGTTTTCGTCGGAGAACACACAGATCCACCGCACACCGTTCTGGTCGGCCGTCCACAGACTCCCGTGGGCGTCGAGCGGCACGAGAACGGCAGTACTCCGGAATTCATCGAGCAATTGCCCAAACCGCTTGCGGGCAAGGCCGAGTTCGTCGATCGGTGCGGCAGTCGGCGGAGCCTTCCGAGGTGCGGGCGGTCTTTCCGACACCGACGCTTCGGCCAACTCGACCAATCTCGAAACCCGGAGAGGCTTCGGTATGTCATCCCCGTTGTCAGTCACGCGCCGAATGCTGCCATGCGACCGTTCCTGCGAGCAACGAGGGCGTGGGGCACCAGGCGCAATCGTCGTCAGCATGCCCGCTCACTCAGACGTGCAGTTTGCCGGTCCTGGCGGCGGCCACGAATGCGAGCAAGCCGCCCGCCGAGAACACCACGGCGGGCCCGGTCACGTTCTTGTTGTCCCGCACGGGGAACGACGGCGTGGCCGCGGGCGACTTCAAGGCGCACTCCCTGCCCGCCTCCGGCTGTAGCCGGACTTGAACCACCCGATGAGCGTGGACAGTCGGGGACCGCGCGTGGCGGAGAGCGCTATTGCTCGCCGCGCACGGAGTGGATGCCGGTCCCCGTCTGATCCACGTAGTCGAGGTGCCCGCGTGAACGGCGAACGGCATGAGCGGCCCAGCGCTCGGCCGCTGCCGTGGGCGGGGCCAAGTGGCAAGCCGAGCTACGCCCTTGGCGACGGCACCGGCGACGTATCGCGGTTTGGCGGACGACGTCGAGAGCATCCAGTTCGGCATGGCGCGCGGCTTGCTCGGCCACGCCACGGGTCTGCTGGCCGACTGCCGGGTGTCGAGCGGTGGACTGCACTACCTCGCGAGTCGGCTGAGCGAGTCGCTGCGCGATGTGATGCGAGTCGCGGAGAGCAGGGGAGCGCGGCTCTAGATGGTCGGTTCGGTTTCGGACGACGAGCCGACGCTGCGCCGATCCGGCCTGACCGAAACTGTGCTTCAAAACATGGCGAGAACAACTCCCCACAACCGTGCAACCCTTTCCGCGTGACGAGGGTCGTACCTGTCATCAAGGCTCCCGGGGAGGGATCTGGGGGGATCTGGGGAGCCCTTGACGGAGGGGAACAGGAGGGGCCCGGTCGTAGGACCGGGCCTCCTCGACCGTTCCGGTCCACCCCGCAGGCCACAGGCCTCCCCGGCGCACAGCCCAGCGCAGAGTTGTCCACAGGCCACCCGCACTGTCGGACCCCGGCGGTAGCGTCGGATCATGTCCAATCTCGCAGTGGTCGAAGGGGTCCTCGAGCGGATCACATACGCCAACGAGGAGACCGGCTACACCGTCGCCCGCGTCGACACCGGCCGCGGCGGAGCCGATCTCCTCACGGTGGTCGGCTCGCTGCTCGGCGCGCAGCCGGGCGAGTCGCTGCGTATGGAGGGCCGCTGGGGCTCCCACGCCCAGTACGGCAAGCAGTTCACGGTGGAGAACTACACCACGGTCCTGCCCGCCACGATCCAGGGCATACGCCGCTATCTCGGCTCGGGCCTGATCAAGGGCATCGGCCCCAGAATCGCCGAGCGCATCGTCGAACACTTCGGGACCGACACCCTCGACATCATCGAGCAGCAGCCGAAGAAGCTCATCGAGGTCCCCGGACTCGGCCCGAAGCGGACGAAGTTGATCGGCGTCGCCTGGGAGGAGCAGAAGGCCATCAAGGAGGTCATGATCTTCCTCCAGGGCGTCGGCGTCTCGACCTCCATCGCGGTGCGCATCTACAAGAAGTACGGCGACGCCTCGATCTCGGTAGTGAAGAACCAGCCGTATCGCCTGGCCGCCGACGTCTGGGGCATCGGCTTCCTCACCGCCGACAGGATCGCCCAAGCCGTCGGCATACCGCACGACAGCCCCGAGCGGGTCAAGGCGGGCCTGCAGTACGCCCTGTCGCAGTCCAGCGACCAGGGGCACTGCTTCCTGCCCGAGGAGCGGCTCATCGCGGACGCGGTGAAGCTGCTCCAGGTCGACACCGGCCTTGTCATCGAGTGCCTCGCCGAACTCGCGGGCGAGGAGGAGGGCGTCGTACGGGAACAGGTCCCGGCCCCGGACGGTGGAGACCCCCTGACCGCCGTCTATCTGGTGCCCTTCCACCGCGCCGAAATCTCGCTCGCCGCCCAGCTGAACAGACTGCTGCGGACCGCGCAGGACCGGATGCCGGCCTTCCAGGACGTCGTCTGGGACAAGGCGCTGGCGTGGCTTGCGGAGCGTACGGGCGCGGAGTTGGCGCCCGAGCAGGAGCAGGCGGTCAAGCTGGCTCTCACCCGCAAGGTCGCCGTGCTGACCGGCGGCCCCGGCTGCGGCAAGTCGTTCACGGTCCGCTCCATCGTGGAGCTGGCCCGCGCCAAGAAGGCGAAGGTCGTGCTCGCTGCCCCCACCGGGCGCGCGGCCAAGCGGCTCGCCGAGCTCACCGGCGCGGAGGCGTCCACGGTGCACCGGCTGCTGGAGCTGAGGCCGGGCGGAGACGCGGCGTACGACCGGGACAGACCGCTGGAGGCGGACCTCGTGGTGGTCGACGAGGCGTCCATGCTCGATCTGCTGCTGGCCAACAAGCTGGTCAAGGCGGTCGCCCCCGGCGCGCATCTGTTGCTGGTGGGGGACGTGGACCAGCTGCCGAGCGTCGGCGCCGGCGAGGTGCTGCGCGATCTGCTCGCGGACGGCGGCCCGGTGCCGAATGTCCGGCTGACCCGCATCTTCCGGCAGGCTCAGCAGTCCGGTGTCGTCACCAACGCCCACCGCATCAACTCCGGCGTGCAGCCCATCACTTCCGGGCTCTCCGACTTCTTTCTCTTCGTGGAGGAGGAGACGGAGGACGCGGGAAAGCTCACGGTGGACGTGGCGGCCCGCCGGATTCCCGCAAAGTTCGGCCTGGACCCGCGGCGCGATGTGCAGGTGCTCGCGCCCATGCACCGCGGCCCGGCCGGCGCAGGCAACCTCAACGGCCTGCTCCAGCAGGCGATTACGCCCGCGCGGCCCGACCTCCCCGAAAAGCGATTCGGCGGCCGGGTCTTCCGTGTCGGCGACAAGGTCACCCAGATTCGCAACAATTACGAGAAAGGCAAGAACGGCGTCTTCAACGGCACGGTCGGCGTGGTCACCTCGCTCCAGCTGGACGATCAGCGGCTGACGGTGCTGACGGACGAGGACGAGGAGGTTCCGTACGACTTCGACGAGCTCGACGAGCTGGCACACGCGTATGCCGTCACCATCCACCGCTCGCAGGGCAGCGAATACCCCGCAGTGGTGATCCCGGTCACCACCGGAGCCTGGATGATGCTCCAGCGGAACCTCCTCTACACGGCGGTGACCCGGGCCAAGAAGCTCGTCGTGCTGGTCGGCTCCCGTAAGGCGATAGGACAGGCAGTGCGCACTGTTTCCGCGGGTAGACGCTTCACCGCGGTGGACCACCGGCTGGCCGGCGGCTGACACTGAGGGCTCCGCCGCCCGGGGGAAGCCCCCCGGCCCCGCAGGGTGGGAAACGCCACCCCGGCTTCCGGAACCTGGGCGAACGGGGCAAGATGAGCAGGTTGGCGGCACTGAGTGCCGCCGATAGGCCCAATGGTCGACCCCGAGTGCACTCTCCTCAGCCAAATGGGGGATGGTAGAGACAGTCAGGGCACCTCGAAGAAGAGGCACTACGTCGGTGAGGGATGACGTGAGCGACAACTCTGTAGTACTGCGGTACGCGGACGGTGAATACACCTACCCGGTGGTCGACAGCACCGTCGGTGACAAGGGCTTCGACATCGGGAAGCTCCGAGCCCAGACCGGTCTGGTGACCCTGGACAGTGGATACGGCAATACCGCCGCCTACAAATCCGCGGTCACCTACCTCGACGGCGAGAAGGGCATCCTGCGCTACCGCGGTTACCCCATCGAACAGCTGGCCGAGCGCTCCACCTTCCTCGAGGTGGCGTACCTGCTGATCAACGGCGAGCTTCCGACGGTCGACGAGCTTTCCAGCTTCCGGGGTGAGATCACCCAGCACACGCTGCTGCATGAGGACGTCAAGCGGTTCTACGGCGGATTCCCGCGCGACGCGCACCCGATGGCGATGCTGTCCTCCGTGGTCAGCGCACTGTCGACGTTCTACCAGGACAGCCATAACCCGTTCGACGAGAAGCAGCGCCACCTCTCCACGGTCCGGCTGCTGGCCAAGCTGCCGACGATCGCGGCGTATGCGTACAAGAAGTCGATCGGCCACCCCTTCGTCTACCCGCGCAACGACCTCGGGTACGTGGAGAACTTCCTGCGGATGACTTTCTCGGTCCCCGCCCAGGAGTACGACCTGGACCCGGTCGTGGTCTCCGCGCTCGACAAGCTGCTGATCCTGCACGCGGACCACGAGCAGAACTGCTCGACCTCCACCGTGCGTCTGGTCGGCTCCTCGCAGGCGAACATGTTCGCTTCGATCTCCGCCGGTATCAGCGCACTGTGGGGCCCGCTGCACGGTGGCGCCAACCAGTCGGTCCTGGAGATGCTCGAGGGCATCCAGGCCAACGGCGGCGACGTCGACTCCTTCATCCGCAAGGTGAAGAACAAGGAGGACGGCGTCCGTCTGATGGGCTTCGGCCACCGGGTCTACAAGAGCTTCGACCCGCGGGCGAAGATCATCAAGGCTGCGGCGCACGATGTCCTCTCGGCGCTCGGCAAGTCCGACGAGCTGCTCGACATCGCGCTGAAGCTGGAGGAGCACGCGCTCTCCGACGACTACTTCGTCTCGCGCAACCTCTACCCGAACGTGGACTTCTACACGGGCCTGATCTACCGGGCCATGGGCTTCCCGACCGAGATGTTCACCGTGCTCTTCGCGATCGGCCGGCTGCCCGGCTGGATCGCCCAGTGGCACGAGATGATCAAGGAGCCGGGTTCCCGCATCGGCCGTCCGCGCCAGATCTACACCGGTGAGGTCCTGCGCGACTTCGTCCCGGTCGAGGCCCGCTGACACCAGGACTCCGGTAGGTAGGGCGCGTCCGCGCCTCGCAACCGGTCCTGTGGCAGGCACAGACAGCGGAAAGCGCCCCGCTGCCGATCCCCCCACGGGTCGGCGGGCGGGGCGCTTCCCATATCCCCGGAGCGGATTCCCCCCACGGGATCCGGCCGGGCGTCTGCTGGCTGCAGAAGCTCCTCACGCGGTCTGCCGGGGTACGTACGCACGGGAGGGCCGCTCAAAGCTCCCCGGGCACGTGCCCCGGCCAACGCTTGCCTGGGACGTCCCCCAAGACATCCCATGAACGTCCCCCAAGACGTTCTCGGCATCGCCAATTTAGACCCGCGAGGAGCCTGAATGGTTACCCCTAAATATCTGTGATCTAGGTCTCTTTGTGAAGGTCTTGTGCCCCGCTTGTAGTCACCTGAAGGAGCGCAGACGCAGGCTGTTGGCTACCACAAATACGGACGAAAAGGCCATGGCAAAACCGGCGATCATGGGGTTGAGCAGGCCTGATGCCGCGAGAGGCAGTGCGGCGACGTTGTAGCCGAAAGCCCAGAAAATATTGCCCTTGATTGACGTCAGTGTCCGACGGGCGAGACGGATCGCGTCGGCCGCAGCCCTCAGGTCCCCCCGTACGAGCGTCAGGTCACCGGCCTCTATGGCCGCGTCCGTGCCTGTGCCCATCGCCAGACCCAGGTCGGCGGTGGCCAGGGCGGCCGCGTCATTGACCCCGTCACCCACCATGGCGACGCTGCGGCCCTGCGCCTGGAGGCGCCTGACCACATCCACCTTCTCCTCGGGCATGACCTCGGCGTACACCTCGTCGATGCCGACCTCGGCAGCGACCGCATCGGCGACCGCCTTGCTGTCGCCGGTCAGCAGCACCGGGGTGAGACCGAGGCCGCGCAGCAGCTTCACCGCCTCGGCGCTGGTGTCCTTGACCGCGTCGGCGACGGTGAGCACGCCGAGCGCCTTGCCGTCCCGGGCGGCGAAGACGGCGGTACGTCCGTCCGCCGCAGCGGCCTTCAGCGCGGGGGGCAGCTCCACCCCGACGTTCTCGAGCAGCTGCGCGCGCCCGACCACCACCTGGTGTCCGTCGACGACGCCTCGTACACCGAGGCCCGGGACGTTCTCGAAAGCCGTCGGCACGGGCAGGGCGCCGACGCGCTCCTCGGCTCCCGCTGCGACAGCGCGGGCGATGGGATGCTCCGACGCGTGCTCCATTGCGCCTGCGAAGCGCAGCAGTTCCTCCTCATCGGCGGTTTCGGAGACGAACACACCCTGAAGGCTCATCCGGCCCGTGGTGACCGTCCCCGTCTTGTCCAGGACGACGGTGTCGACCCGGCGGGTCGACTCGAGGACCTCGGGGCCCTTGATGAGGATGCCGAGCTGGGCGCCGCGGCCGGTGCCGACCATGAGGGCGGTCGGCGTCGCCAGGCCGAGCGCGCAGGGGCAGGCGATGATCAGTACGGCGACGGCGGCGGTGAAGGCCGCGGTCGCGTCCGAGGTGGTCAGCAGCCAGCCGGCCAGGGTGCCGAGGGCGATCACCAGGACGACGGGTACGAAGACGGCCGAGATCCGGTCGGCGAGGCGCTGCACATCGGCCTTGCCGTTCTGGGCGTCCTCGACCAGCCGGGCGATCCGGGCGAGTTGGGTGTCCGCGCCGACCCGGGTGGCCTCGACGACGAGACGGCCGGCGGTGTTGACGCAGCCGCCGGTGACCGGGTCGTCCGCGGCCACATCCAGCGGCACCGACTCGCCGGTCAGCATCGAGGCGTCGACGGCGGAGGCGCCCTCGATGACCGTGCCGTCGGTGGCGATCTTCTCTCCAGGGCGTACGACGAACCGGTCACCGACCGCGAGCCGGCCGACCGGAATTCGTACCTCCGTACCGTCGCGCAGCACGGCGACGTCCTTGGCGCCCAGCTCCATCAGGGCGCGCAGGGCCGCCCCCGCCTTCCGCTTGGAGCGGGCCTCCAGATGGCGGCCGAGGAGAAGGAAGGTGGTGACGCCCGCGGCGACTTCGAGATAGATCGTCGAGGAGGCGTCGGTGCGCGAGACGGTGAGGTCGAAGCCGTGCCGCATGCCGGGCATGCCCGCGTGGCCCAGGAACAGGGCCCAGAGCGACCAGCCGAAGGCGGCGAGCGTGCCGACGGAGATGAGGGTGTCCATGGTGGCCGCGCCGTGCCGGAGATTGGTCCAGGCGGCCCGGTGGAAGGGGAGCGCGCCCCAGACGACGACGGGGGCGGCGAGGGTGAGGGAGAGCCACTGCCAGTTGTCGAACTGGAGGGCGGGGATCATCGCCATGAGGACGACGGGTATCGCGAGCAGGGCTGAGACGGTGAGGCGCTGGCGGAGGGCGGCGGACTCCGGGTCGACGTGTGCCACGGGGGCCGTGGGAGCGGCGTCGGAGGTCGCGTCGGAGGTCGCGCCGGGAGCGGGGTCCGGCTCGGGCTCGGGCGGCGGGGGCTGCTCGGCCGTGTAGCCGGTCTTGACGACGGTGGCGATGAGGTCGGCGATCTCAAGCCGGTGCGGGTAGGAGACCTTCGCCTTCTCGGTCGCGTAGTTGACCGTGGCGCTGACGCCGTCCATGCGGTTGAGCTTCTTCTCGACGCGGGCGGCGCAGGACGCGCAGGTCATCCCGCCGATGGTGAGCTCGATCTGGGAGGTTTCCACGTTCAGGACTCCATCTCCACAACGGGCGCCGCCGGGCCGTACTTGACCAGTGTGGGACTGGTCGGGCACGGCCCGGCGGGAGGGCATTGCAGTAGCGGGCGCTCGGTGCCCGGTGCTGGGCG
It includes:
- a CDS encoding DUF4279 domain-containing protein, with translation MSKESENPCVSAEWKSLNTSLAITRDKLDASAIDQALGLSRLPGVQSGATVHSGPGWWAFTFDARCSPDLDDQVSALVSQITPHLDQLKDLIDAGHFIQVAIAGTVEVGDQLVLSPQSAGRLATLGLPVSFTTLTQENRPADDPLSWLD
- a CDS encoding DUF4279 domain-containing protein codes for the protein MNNDHQQGGAWVLTDVTLIIKGSELDPDEVTKELDIQPTAVRPPGPDRWGPPGEVDGQWRLQCNEHSTRILSQQLDTILTAAESRSNTLKAFLLEDFKVTLTIGGYADSDSQIILSPAELSRVARLGIPLILTPSLSER
- a CDS encoding putative T7SS-secreted protein; the protein is MADFGVIGDLAGKATDKVVDGIDKGIDQGKELVGEGVDWATDKAGDGLRHYGHDGVAEAVEDWGDETASSLGAEVGEQQLGQTEEANELIHGKPDKIASTVKNLRDFQKAFDLVGGGMKKLDSSNWKGEAANAFREKFETLPTDWLRAADAFEEAAKALETYSKAITSAQGKAREAIALYKEGDKDTETAKAEYKKKADAYDAARNSDTPLPHPGNPSDPGKSKRARAQEILADARRARNEAAETAKGAVTAAMAHAPKEPTGRDKARLEIMDWGLGQSIELAHFGGGVIKGTAGLVNFVRSVNPIDAYNLTHPAEYYKGVNMTLAGLASTAANPDRALKNAWEALKSDPGEFWGRVVPEILGTKGAGVIRGGLRAGMRPGIGGKLDHRALDNLTSRGSGGELPSFEDVKRAVVESNPEIVSRKWPDDDGRYYASRVLKGGRPDGETVLAGHGYFEAGAGEVIVPPGTNISFYVPHGDRIPGLNGVAVEGGSYPGGAVETFGPGDRIPNYTLAPPEPKGPGGFTVYENSTTVAQRKTLIDLLKEDMGNIHWAACREFK
- a CDS encoding SseB family protein codes for the protein MTDNGDDIPKPLRVSRLVELAEASVSERPPAPRKAPPTAAPIDELGLARKRFGQLLDEFRSTAVLVPLDAHGSLWTADQNGVRWICVFSDENSLSRFAQAQGDVEREWTYRTILGARLLDVMVPMLRVPAGVALDAGSEDGMLFPPVEGIVPRAAAVDIGGTQ
- a CDS encoding DUF397 domain-containing protein, with amino-acid sequence MKSPAATPSFPVRDNKNVTGPAVVFSAGGLLAFVAAARTGKLHV
- a CDS encoding ATP-dependent RecD-like DNA helicase, whose amino-acid sequence is MSNLAVVEGVLERITYANEETGYTVARVDTGRGGADLLTVVGSLLGAQPGESLRMEGRWGSHAQYGKQFTVENYTTVLPATIQGIRRYLGSGLIKGIGPRIAERIVEHFGTDTLDIIEQQPKKLIEVPGLGPKRTKLIGVAWEEQKAIKEVMIFLQGVGVSTSIAVRIYKKYGDASISVVKNQPYRLAADVWGIGFLTADRIAQAVGIPHDSPERVKAGLQYALSQSSDQGHCFLPEERLIADAVKLLQVDTGLVIECLAELAGEEEGVVREQVPAPDGGDPLTAVYLVPFHRAEISLAAQLNRLLRTAQDRMPAFQDVVWDKALAWLAERTGAELAPEQEQAVKLALTRKVAVLTGGPGCGKSFTVRSIVELARAKKAKVVLAAPTGRAAKRLAELTGAEASTVHRLLELRPGGDAAYDRDRPLEADLVVVDEASMLDLLLANKLVKAVAPGAHLLLVGDVDQLPSVGAGEVLRDLLADGGPVPNVRLTRIFRQAQQSGVVTNAHRINSGVQPITSGLSDFFLFVEEETEDAGKLTVDVAARRIPAKFGLDPRRDVQVLAPMHRGPAGAGNLNGLLQQAITPARPDLPEKRFGGRVFRVGDKVTQIRNNYEKGKNGVFNGTVGVVTSLQLDDQRLTVLTDEDEEVPYDFDELDELAHAYAVTIHRSQGSEYPAVVIPVTTGAWMMLQRNLLYTAVTRAKKLVVLVGSRKAIGQAVRTVSAGRRFTAVDHRLAGG
- a CDS encoding citrate synthase, giving the protein MSDNSVVLRYADGEYTYPVVDSTVGDKGFDIGKLRAQTGLVTLDSGYGNTAAYKSAVTYLDGEKGILRYRGYPIEQLAERSTFLEVAYLLINGELPTVDELSSFRGEITQHTLLHEDVKRFYGGFPRDAHPMAMLSSVVSALSTFYQDSHNPFDEKQRHLSTVRLLAKLPTIAAYAYKKSIGHPFVYPRNDLGYVENFLRMTFSVPAQEYDLDPVVVSALDKLLILHADHEQNCSTSTVRLVGSSQANMFASISAGISALWGPLHGGANQSVLEMLEGIQANGGDVDSFIRKVKNKEDGVRLMGFGHRVYKSFDPRAKIIKAAAHDVLSALGKSDELLDIALKLEEHALSDDYFVSRNLYPNVDFYTGLIYRAMGFPTEMFTVLFAIGRLPGWIAQWHEMIKEPGSRIGRPRQIYTGEVLRDFVPVEAR
- a CDS encoding cation-translocating P-type ATPase, which codes for METSQIELTIGGMTCASCAARVEKKLNRMDGVSATVNYATEKAKVSYPHRLEIADLIATVVKTGYTAEQPPPPEPEPDPAPGATSDATSDAAPTAPVAHVDPESAALRQRLTVSALLAIPVVLMAMIPALQFDNWQWLSLTLAAPVVVWGALPFHRAAWTNLRHGAATMDTLISVGTLAAFGWSLWALFLGHAGMPGMRHGFDLTVSRTDASSTIYLEVAAGVTTFLLLGRHLEARSKRKAGAALRALMELGAKDVAVLRDGTEVRIPVGRLAVGDRFVVRPGEKIATDGTVIEGASAVDASMLTGESVPLDVAADDPVTGGCVNTAGRLVVEATRVGADTQLARIARLVEDAQNGKADVQRLADRISAVFVPVVLVIALGTLAGWLLTTSDATAAFTAAVAVLIIACPCALGLATPTALMVGTGRGAQLGILIKGPEVLESTRRVDTVVLDKTGTVTTGRMSLQGVFVSETADEEELLRFAGAMEHASEHPIARAVAAGAEERVGALPVPTAFENVPGLGVRGVVDGHQVVVGRAQLLENVGVELPPALKAAAADGRTAVFAARDGKALGVLTVADAVKDTSAEAVKLLRGLGLTPVLLTGDSKAVADAVAAEVGIDEVYAEVMPEEKVDVVRRLQAQGRSVAMVGDGVNDAAALATADLGLAMGTGTDAAIEAGDLTLVRGDLRAAADAIRLARRTLTSIKGNIFWAFGYNVAALPLAASGLLNPMIAGFAMAFSSVFVVANSLRLRSFR